GTGACCTGGGGGCCGTGCATGGCCTGGGCACGGCGGCCACCACCGGCGGTGCAGACCAGCACTGACCGGTCGTCCGGCAACGCGAAGCCACACGTCCGCAGCGGCCCACATCACACGATGGGCCGCTGCGGACAGACACGAGGAGTGGACGGGAGTTCAGCCGAGAACCGGGAGCAAGCGGGTTTTCAACGACACCTCCATGGGGGGGTGAACAGAGTATGTGGGGAGGTGCCCCAGCGGCGCTGTGAGAGACCTGACCGCCGTGCCCCACGTTCGGGGGCCCTGACGGGGGGGTGCTACCCTCCGGGGCGTGATCGACCGTTACCTGACCCCCGAGATGAAGGCCCTGTGGAGCGAGGCCAGCAAGTACCGCGCGTGGCTGAAGGTCGAACTGGCCGCCATGGACGCCCAGGCGAACCACGGCGAGGTGCCCCGCCGCGCCCACACGGCCCTGGTGCAGCAGAGCCAGGACGATCCGCTGGACGACGCCTTCGCCGAGAAGGTCGCGGAGATCGAGGCCGTGACCCGCCACGACATCGTGGCCTTCACCCGCGCCCTGACCGACCGCTACGGCGACGAGGCCCGCTTCATCCACCACGGCCTGACCAGCACCGACGTCGTCGACACCGCCCAGAACCTGCTGCTCGACGAGGCGCTGGGCCTGATCGTCACGGACGTGCAGGGGCTGCGCGAGGTGTGCCGCGCCCAGGCCGTCGCGTACCGGCACACGCCTACGGTGGGCCGCACACACGGTATCCACGCCGAGCCCATGACCTTCGGGCTGAAGTTCCTGAACTGGATGGCGACCCTCGACCGCGACCTGGAACGGCTGAACGCCGCCCGCAAGCGCGTGCAGGTCGTCATGCTGTCGGGCAGCGTGGGCACCTACGCGCACGTGTCCCCCAAAGTCGAGGAGGAGGTCGCCGCCGCGTGGGGCTGGCAGGCCGCCCCGATCACCAACCAGACGCTCGCCCGCGATCGGCATGCCGAGGTGCTGAGCGCCCTGGCCATTCTGGGCACCACCCTGGAACGCATTTCCGTGGAAATCCGCCACCTGCAGCGCAGCGAGGTGCGCGAGGCCATGGAACCCTTCGGCAAGGGCCAGACCGGCTCCTCGTCCATGCCGCACAAGAAAAACCCCATCCTGACCGAGAACGTGACCGGTTTTGCCCGGCTGCTGCGCGGCTTCCTGACCACCGGTCTGGAGAACGTGGCCCTGTGGCACGAGCGCGACATCAGCCATTCGAGCGCCGAGCGCGTCATCCTGCCCGATGCCACGGCCGCCGCCAGTTACGCCACCCGCCGCCTGACTGGCGTCCTGCGCGACCTGGTCGTGTTCCCCGAGCGGATGATGAAGAACCTGAACGACCTGGGCGGCCTGGTGTTCAGCCAGCGCGTCCTGCACGCCCTGATCGACGAGCAGGGCATGAGCCGCGAGGCCGCGTACGGCCTGGTGCAGCGCAACGCCCTGAGAAGCTGGGAAACCGGCGAGGGCCTGCGCGACCTGCTGAAGGCCGATCCCGAGAATCCGCTGGACGATGCCCACCTCGACGCCGCCTTCGATCTGCAGTGGTACCTGCGCCACGTGGACGACATCTACGCGCGGTTCGGACTGTAGGGTCTCGGAACACATACGATGACGCGCATGGACGCCGTCGCCGTGCCCGACACCGTTCGCGCCTATGGCGGTAGTCTCGGAGAATTTGGCCTCGGCTGGCTGAACGCGCTTCCCGGCACCGTCGACGGGCTCTGCCAGGACTGGGGCCTGCGCCGGGAAGCGGCCCTGCCCGGTGGGAGCCGTTCCTACGTCTGCCGCGTCACGACCACGGGCGGGCAGTCGGCTGTCCTCAAGGTCGCGCTGCCTGAACCCATGCTGAGCACGCAG
The Deinococcus sp. KSM4-11 DNA segment above includes these coding regions:
- the purB gene encoding adenylosuccinate lyase, which translates into the protein MIDRYLTPEMKALWSEASKYRAWLKVELAAMDAQANHGEVPRRAHTALVQQSQDDPLDDAFAEKVAEIEAVTRHDIVAFTRALTDRYGDEARFIHHGLTSTDVVDTAQNLLLDEALGLIVTDVQGLREVCRAQAVAYRHTPTVGRTHGIHAEPMTFGLKFLNWMATLDRDLERLNAARKRVQVVMLSGSVGTYAHVSPKVEEEVAAAWGWQAAPITNQTLARDRHAEVLSALAILGTTLERISVEIRHLQRSEVREAMEPFGKGQTGSSSMPHKKNPILTENVTGFARLLRGFLTTGLENVALWHERDISHSSAERVILPDATAAASYATRRLTGVLRDLVVFPERMMKNLNDLGGLVFSQRVLHALIDEQGMSREAAYGLVQRNALRSWETGEGLRDLLKADPENPLDDAHLDAAFDLQWYLRHVDDIYARFGL